The DNA region GCCCAAAACTTGAATGAGCGTAACCTGGGGGTGAGTTTGTTGGAAACGCCTGATGAGCGGTTGTAAACGGTAAAGAGCCACCGACTCTTGCATGCCTAATGTAATGGTTTGATTGCCGCTGTCGTGAGGGCGTTTTAAGGTTTCGATTTCTTCATAGTTTGTTATGATTGCAGCCGCAAGTGGTAAGAGTTCGTTGCCTAAAGCCGTTATCGCAATGTGCCTGCCGATTCTGTCAAAGACCCGACCGTCCAATTCTTTTTCGATTGTTTGGATGTGTATCGTTAAAGTGGACTGGGAATAGTTTAAGACCTGACTGGCTTTTGTGAAACTGCCTAGTTGTGCAATTGTTTTAAATGTAATCAAATGTTTAATGTCCATTCGCTACCTCGCAAAAGTAATGGATGCTACCCGTTGCTATTATTGATTTCAATAGCTGTCTTTATGATTTTGAATTGTACTTAGCTCTATTTTACCACTATTATGGCAAGTGAGAGAAAAAATAGAAAGAGCGGGAGACGGAGCATGAAAAAATATACGGTTTATCAGATTGATGCATTTACGACAGAAAAGTTTAAAGGAAATCCTGCTGGTGTGGTTACGGATGCGCAAGGCTTATCAGAGATGGATATGTTGCAGATTGCGCGCGAGCTTAACAATTCGGAGACGGTATTTTTGTTTCCGCCTGATGATGATAGCCATGACGTTAAGCTAAGGTATTTTACGCCGACCATGGAAGTGCCGTCATGCGGGCATGCCACTATTGCCGCCCACTATATTCGGGCTATCGAAAAAAAACTGGAAACGAGCCGTGTGCGGCAAAAAATACAAATTGGTATTTTGCCGGTGGATATTGTAAAGGAAGACGATTATACAATCTGGATGACGCAAGGTGCAGTCGAGTTTTCAACGATTCTGCGCGGCGCAGTTCGTAAGCGATTATTAAACGCGCTGACGTTAAGCGAAGCGGATGTTGATGAACGTTGCCCCATTCAGATTGTTTCCACCGGACATTCCAAAGTAATGGTTGGGATTACGTCCAGACAAACGCTTAACCGTTTGTCGCCGGATCAGGGAATGCTGCGTGAATTGAGCAAAGAGATCGGCTGTAATGGCTATTATGTTTTTTGCTTTGCCTCGCAGCCTAGTCCTGTTTTAACGCACGGTCGGATGTTTGCTCCGGCCATCGGTATTGCCGAAGATCCTGTGACAGGCAATGCGCATGGTCCGCTTGGCGCTTATCTGGTAAAACATAAATTGATTGCACATGACAATACCTCTTTTTCGTTTCGCGGAATGCAAGGCGAGGCTATTGCTCGCAGTGGAACTGTCGATGTGGAGGTAGCGATTGAAAAAGGTGAACCGGTACAAATTAAAGTAGGCGGAAAAGGAACCCTTGTATTTAAAACAGAAATTGAAATATAAAGTAGTTTGTCGTTGTAAGATTAAAAGGAAAAAGAAATGAAGAGAATTTTTTAAAATTATTTTGCTAGAGAAAAAGAAGAAGCAACCGTGAAAAAAGAACGGTTGCTTCTTGGTCTTTACGTTAGGAAGCCGTTGGTAACTTTGAGGAGTTGGACTGGGTAGCGCTTGTCTGGCGCTTGCTTCGTTCGAAGCGTTCGACCAGCCAACCGACGGTGATTGCGCCGCTAACGTTCAGTGCGGTACGACCCATATCAATCAGGGGTTCGATAGCGATTAACAGCCCGACGAGTCCGACGGGGAGGCCCAGCGTTGATAGAACGAGTAAAGCGGCAAAAGTGGCGCCGCCGCCAACGCCGGCGATGCCGAAGGAACTGAGAGCGACAACCGCGATCAGTTTTAATAAGAACAAGGGTTCAAGAGGATTGATGCCGACACTGGGGGCAATCATCACGGCCAGCATGGCCGGATATATTCCCGCGCAACCATTTTGACCGATGCTCGTGCCAAGTGAAGCCGCGAGATTGGCGGGACCTTCGCTGATGCCGAGTTTTTTCGTCATCGCCTCCACCGTCAGAGGCAATGTGCCTGCGCTGGTGCGTGAAGTAAAAGCGAAGGCAAGAGCAGGAGCGGTTTTTTCCAGATACGAGAGGGGGTTCAGTCCGCTGAGATAGACCAAGAGCAGGTGAACGATAAACATTGCCAGTAGCGCAACATAGGAAGCGGCAACGAATTGAACCAACTTGAATATCTCGGTCGGATTACTGGCGGCAATGAATTTTGTCATCAGCATTAAGACGCCGTATGGTGACAAGGTTAGGACGAAATCGACGAGTTGTAGAACTGCGGCATGGGCGGCTTCGATGCTTTGTGCCAAAAAAGCACCTGCCTTAGGGTTATGCTCTTGCAGTTTTAAGACGATGATTCCAAGCAATGCTGCCAAAAGAACTACGGATAATGTGTCAGTACTGTTTTGTCCGGTCAGGGCTTGGAAGGGATTCGTCGGAATGATCTCGATCAACTGCAGTTGCAGCGGCTTCGTCTGGAATTTGTCAAACGTGGTTTCCAGATTTTTTGTCGCGCCCAGTTGTGCTTCACCAGAGGAGAGTGAAGAAGCGTTGAGGTCGAAAGCAAGTGCCGAACCGGCGCCGATTGCTCCGGCGATGGCGGTGGTAAAAAGTAGTAAACCGATGATCAATGAACCAGTTTTACTTAACAATTGAATATTTTTGATTTTGATGATGGCCGTACTGATCGAAACGAGCACCAATGGCATAACGAGAAGCTTTAAGAGGCGGACATAACCGACGCCGACAATATCAAGCCAGCGCGTCGTTTGGCCGATCAATGGCGAGCCGGAACCCCATATGAGTTGAAGCGCTGCGCCGAATGCGATGCCGAGTCCAAGACCGGATAAGATGCGCAAGCCGAAGGAAACCTGGCGTTTTTGTAAGCGATACAAAAAATAAAGCAGTGCAATGGCTACTGTCAGATGTGCGATAAGATAGACGGTGTTGTTCATATTTGGACCCTCCTGTTATTTAAAATGAATCAATTTGCGACAAGGGAAGAACAACAACAACGTGTGAAAATCTGTTTCATTCGGCTAACCTCCTTTGGCATATGGAAAAAAATAAAGCAGGATAGAACCTCTGCATAAAGAGGTTCTATCCTGCCTTTGGTGTTTCCAATCAGCATACATATGCAACTTTAGGACATTATAGTATGGCCAGTGCAAAGTTGTCAACCAAGGAAAGGGATATTTGTGTAGCGATCAGGATCTGTGTCATCGAGGCGCTTGCTGGTTCAATCCAAGAGTCAGGGGCTGATTCGTTGCTTGAATTGTCCCTTACCATTGCGTATTTCGATAACGACGGCATTTTTTTCAGGGTTGTGATGATTATCAAAGCGGATCAGGCCACTTACAGCGGGGAAATTTATTGTGGCTGCCAGGGCATCGCGAATTTTTTGCTGGTCTGGTTCAGCGGCGCGGCGAATGGCATCGGCCAAAAGCATGGTCGCATCGTAGGCCATTACGCTGGCCTGAATCGGTTCGCTGCCTTTGGTAAAGATTTGATAGCTGCTGATAAAGTTTTGGATGGCAGGGCTGTCGTCTCCGGGAGAATAGTGACTGCAGTAAAAGGTATTATTCAATGCTGCTGGGCCGATTGCGTTGACTAAGAGTTGTTCTTCCCAGCCGTCTCCGCCGATAATGGGTTTGTTAAAGCCGCTGCTCCGGGCCAGTGCAATAATTTTGGCGACTTCCGTATAATAGCCGGGAATGAACAGTACGTCAGGAGATGGAGCGAGCAATTCGTCTAGTTTTGGTTTGAAATCTTTCGTTTGGGGAGAGTAACCTGCTTTAGCCAGAATCTGGCCGCCTTTTTGCATAAACGCTTGCTCAAAAAAAGAGGCTAAGCCTTGAGCGTAATAGGCGGAATCATCGATGTAAATAGCGGCGCTGCGGGCTTGAAGGGCGGTGAGAGCGAAATTGGCCATTGCTGTGCCTTGAAAGGAATCGATGAAACAAATGCGAAAAGCAAACGGACGAACTCGGCCATTGTCATCGATAGTCACGCGGGGATTAGTTGCCAACGTTGCGATAAAAGGAATTTTAAAGGTGTCGGCCAAAGTTCCCGAAGCGATTGCGGTAGTTGAATAAACGGGCCCGATAATGCCGACGACATGATCCTGTTGCGTTAATTGATGAAATACGGCAGAAGCAGAGGTTTCATCGGAACGGTTGTCGGCGATTGCCAGGCGAACAGGCTTGCCGAGCAAGCCGCCGCCGCGATTGATTTCATCAATCGCCATTTGAATGCCGGACAGAGAGGCTTTGCCCAAGGCGGCAAATTTACCGCTGAGTTCGAGATTAGCGCCGAAGACAATCTCCGCTGGCGGTGCGGCCGGCGGGGCAAAAAACGGCTCGCTCTCTCTTTGATTCGGCAGTAATGCGATTACGGCGCCGATCAGCAAAAAGGCAAATACAGTAAGACGAACAAAGCTATTGTTCATGTTATTCACCTGCCTTGCGATGATGGGATTATTTGGATATCTTAATTATAACGCATTTGAGGAGCAAACGAAATGTTTTCGTGACCAGAGTAGATGTGATGAGTTTAATGAATGTTTCGGGCAGGGAAAATAACGGAGAAGAAAGAATTTGAGAAAAGACGGCGTTCATTATCGAATGGGAGCTATGTTATAAAAAAGTTTAGTGGAAGAAAGGTGAGTAAAAATGGTTAAAAAAATTCTTCTAGGCGCATTGATTGTGTTGTTTTCGAGCGTGTCGCTTTGTGCTGCAAATTCTGGCGATTTACAGAGTGCAAATCAAATGCCGGATTTTGCCAAGACGGCAAAATTCACAGCGGATTACTATATCAATACATTGCAGTTAGAAGGCCATATCGAAGGCGGATATTTTAAAGAACTGTACAAAAATAGTCAAACGGTTTTAGCGAATAAAAGCGATGAAAAACGAGCTCTTTCCTCGACAATCTACTATCTCTTAAAATCAGGTGGGGTATCGAAGTTTCATAAATTAAAGTCGGATGAAATTTGGTTTTTTCATGATGGTTCACCGCTACTTATCCATATGATCGATTCGGCAGGTGTATTGCGCAGCGTGAAACTCGGCCTTGACGTGGCGAACGGTCAACTGCCGCAAGTCCTGGTTCCGGCGGGAACTATTTTTGGCGCTGAAGTGGCGGAAAAGGATTCTTTTGGCCTTGTCAGCTGTATGGTCTCGCCTGGTTTTGATTATAAGGATTTCCAATTGTGCAGCTACCAGGAACTGGCAGAAAAATATCCGAAATATCTCGATCTGATTAAGCGTTTGAGCGCCGCAAAGTAAGAATGACAGATAAAGCGGACAAAATCACAATGCGAAGAAGAAGCGCGAGTGTTTTTGTAATGATGCAATAAACTTATGGGTGAAACGGAAGGTTACAAATTGATAGAAAAAATGCCGAAGAGGGATATAAAGTGTACTTGACGCTTGCTTTGCAAGATGATAAGATGAGAAAAATTAAATATCCTGCATTAACTGATCAGATGACTGAAGGTTAAATCGGGTCCAAACGGACTTGATTTAACCTTTTTTATGTCTGATGATTTGTTGCAGGGACGTCTGTTTGCATGAAGACGGAGCAGGGAGGGATAAAGGCTACGGCAAAATCGAGAGATGAGGTGGAAATAAAATGGAAAAGAGGAAAGCGAACATGAAGAAAAAGATGGTTAAATTGGCAGTAACCGGGCTGATCGCAGTTATGGCTGCAACGATATTTGCCGGTTGCAGTTCGACGAAAACAGATGCTTCAACGGCAAAAACAAGAAAAGTCAAAGTTGCCTATGATCAGGCTTCAAAACCGATTTCCTATAAAGACGACAAGGGACATGCAACTGGTTATGATGTAGAAGTCATGAAGTTGGTGGCTAAAGCATTGCCGCAATATGAATTCGAATTTGTGGGAACGACCAGTGATGATTTGTTGCTTGGTGTTGAACAGGGCAAATACCAGGTTGGGATTAAGAATGCGTTTTGGACGCAAGAACGGACCAAAAAATTTGTCTTTCCCAAGGAGTTTATCGGTCTGAGCAGCGCCGGCCTGGTGTTAAAGAAAGAGAATGAAAAAATCAAGAGCTTAGCGGATTTTGCTTCGGCTGGCTTTACATTAGCGCCGATTGCGGCCAACAATGCACAATATACGATTATTGATGAATACAATAAAAAGAATGCGAACAATCCGGTGAAACTGCAGGCTGGCGATTCGTTTACCGTCGATGTGGTGAAATGGGTGAATGAAGGACGTGTAAACGGCGGCGTTATTATTGAAGGCGTTTTTGACAATCAGGTAAAAGCAGAAAAAGGCATCTATCATAACCTGGCTAATGATGTTGTTTACAATGAATTTGCCGTCATTAAGACCTGGCCGTTGTTCAATAAGAATGAAGAAGAGTTTGCAGATGCCTATGATAAGGCTATCAAACAGTTGAAAGCGGAGAAGAAAACAAATGAACTCAGCAAACAGTTTTACGGCAGAGATCTGTTTGAGGTGTTGGACAAAGTAGAGCGCTAAGAGAGTGGGGCTGAACTACGCGATGGAAAAATATTTCGATGCGGCATATATCATTGAGGCCATACCGGTGTTAGTGCCGTATTTGCAAGTGACGTTCCTGGTCACTGCATTGTCGGTATTGTTTGGTACGGCGGCAGGTTTTGTCCTGGCGGCTGCGAAAATCGGAAAAAATCCGGCTGCAAAAGCGGCGGCAGCGGCTTATACGACAGCGCTGCGCTGCACGCCGTCCATTGTGTTGCTGTTTCTGACGTATTACGGTATTCCGGCACTTGCAGCCGGGATTGGCATCGATCTGGGCGATGTAGACAAGCTGATCTTTATCGTGATTACCTTTTCGCTGCAATTTGCGGCAGCCATGTGTGAGGTGATCCGAACGGCCTATGGCGCAGTTGACAAGGGACAATTTGAAGCGGGCGTGAGCGTCGGACTCAGCAATCTGCAAGCCTATCGGACGATTGTTTTACCGCAAGCGTTTTTCATCGCGTTGCCGAACATCGGCAATTCATTTCTGGCTTTGATTAAAGAAGGCTCTCTGGCCTATACGATAGGCTTGATCGACGTTATGGGAGAAGCGAATCTGATTATTGCAGGCAATTATAATGCGCATGCGTTGGAAACATATTTAGGCTTGTCGATTATTTATTGGTTAGTTTCATTGCTTGCAGAGCATTTTTTCGCCAAGGTGGAAACCAGGTTGAGCAAGGGAACACAAGTGGCTAAGGCGGGATAGGAAGGTGACGCAATGCTGGATTACAATTTTTTAATGGATACTTTTTTTATTGCGTTGGCTGGAGCGCCGACCGCAATGCTCGTTACAACGGTAGCCTTGTTAATTGCGATTCCCGCAGGTTTTGCTTTGGCATTGACTCGAACGAATCGCGTGCCGATTTTCAATCAACTGGCGCAGTTGTATATTTCTTTTGTCCGAGGCACGCCGATGATCGTACAAATTTTTATCATTTATAACAGTGTTCCGACGCTGGTGGCTGCAATACTGACCGAAGCAAACATTGACATGGCCGTTTATGATGTAAACCCTATTTGGTATGCTTTTATCGTCTTTTCGTTAAATAGCATTGCGACATTGGCTGAGGTCTTCCGATCGGCCCTAAGCAGTGTTTGCAAGAGCCAGCTGGAAGCAGCGCAATCCGTGGGGTTGACGAAAATACAGGCATACCGGGAAATTATGATTCCTCAATTGCTGGTGGTGGCACTGCCTAACATTTGCACCGTCACCACCAATTTGATCAAAGGAACATCACTCGGCTATGCGATGTCGCTGAAGGAAATCACGTTAAGGGCTAAAGTTGCCGCTAATGTAGGCTATAACTATGTGGAAGCATACATTGATATTTTTCTGGTCTATCTGATTCTATGCAGTTTGGTGGAATACGGTTTCAAACTTTATGAGAATCGACTGACTGCTTATAAGTATACGAATGCATAGGAAATAGGGGCGATTACAATGTTGGAAATTACAAATATACATAAAAGATTTGGCAGCAGTGACGTGTTAAAAGGCGTGGATTTAAAAATCGAAAAGGGCGATGTCGTCGTCGTTCTCGGTCCCAGTGGATCAGGTAAGACTACATTATTGCGTTGCATTAACTTTTTGGAAAAAGCGGATGCTGGTCATGGCAGATTTGGCTCAGTTGACGTGAGTTTGAAAACGGCATCGAAAAAACAAATTCATGAAATCAGGCAAAAAGTGGCTTTCGTATTTCAAAACTACAATTTGTTTAATAATAAGACGGCATTGGAAAATGTGACGCTGGGGTTGACGGTGGGACGGAAGATGGCGCAGGCGGATGCCGATGCAATTGCAAAGAAAGCGTTAGATAAGGTAGGTTTGTCGGAAAAATATGAAGCATATCCCAGCCAACTGTCGGGCGGGCAGCAACAGCGGGTAGGCATTGCCAGAGCGGTGGCGCTTAACCCGGAGATCATATTGTTCGACGAACCGACCTCGGCGCTCGATCCGGAATTGATCGGCGAAGTTCTTGGCGTGATGAAAAAAATCGCGCGGGAAGGAACGACGATGCTGGTTGTCACACATGAAATGTCATTTGCCCAAGATGTGGCCAACCGGGTTATATTCATGGCTGACGGCGTCATTGTTGAAGAAGGGACGCCGCAAGAACTGTTTCG from Azotosporobacter soli includes:
- a CDS encoding cupin domain-containing protein — translated: MVKKILLGALIVLFSSVSLCAANSGDLQSANQMPDFAKTAKFTADYYINTLQLEGHIEGGYFKELYKNSQTVLANKSDEKRALSSTIYYLLKSGGVSKFHKLKSDEIWFFHDGSPLLIHMIDSAGVLRSVKLGLDVANGQLPQVLVPAGTIFGAEVAEKDSFGLVSCMVSPGFDYKDFQLCSYQELAEKYPKYLDLIKRLSAAK
- a CDS encoding amino acid ABC transporter permease — translated: MGLNYAMEKYFDAAYIIEAIPVLVPYLQVTFLVTALSVLFGTAAGFVLAAAKIGKNPAAKAAAAAYTTALRCTPSIVLLFLTYYGIPALAAGIGIDLGDVDKLIFIVITFSLQFAAAMCEVIRTAYGAVDKGQFEAGVSVGLSNLQAYRTIVLPQAFFIALPNIGNSFLALIKEGSLAYTIGLIDVMGEANLIIAGNYNAHALETYLGLSIIYWLVSLLAEHFFAKVETRLSKGTQVAKAG
- a CDS encoding amino acid ABC transporter permease, producing MLDYNFLMDTFFIALAGAPTAMLVTTVALLIAIPAGFALALTRTNRVPIFNQLAQLYISFVRGTPMIVQIFIIYNSVPTLVAAILTEANIDMAVYDVNPIWYAFIVFSLNSIATLAEVFRSALSSVCKSQLEAAQSVGLTKIQAYREIMIPQLLVVALPNICTVTTNLIKGTSLGYAMSLKEITLRAKVAANVGYNYVEAYIDIFLVYLILCSLVEYGFKLYENRLTAYKYTNA
- a CDS encoding transporter substrate-binding domain-containing protein, translating into MEKRKANMKKKMVKLAVTGLIAVMAATIFAGCSSTKTDASTAKTRKVKVAYDQASKPISYKDDKGHATGYDVEVMKLVAKALPQYEFEFVGTTSDDLLLGVEQGKYQVGIKNAFWTQERTKKFVFPKEFIGLSSAGLVLKKENEKIKSLADFASAGFTLAPIAANNAQYTIIDEYNKKNANNPVKLQAGDSFTVDVVKWVNEGRVNGGVIIEGVFDNQVKAEKGIYHNLANDVVYNEFAVIKTWPLFNKNEEEFADAYDKAIKQLKAEKKTNELSKQFYGRDLFEVLDKVER
- a CDS encoding ABC transporter substrate-binding protein, which produces MNNSFVRLTVFAFLLIGAVIALLPNQRESEPFFAPPAAPPAEIVFGANLELSGKFAALGKASLSGIQMAIDEINRGGGLLGKPVRLAIADNRSDETSASAVFHQLTQQDHVVGIIGPVYSTTAIASGTLADTFKIPFIATLATNPRVTIDDNGRVRPFAFRICFIDSFQGTAMANFALTALQARSAAIYIDDSAYYAQGLASFFEQAFMQKGGQILAKAGYSPQTKDFKPKLDELLAPSPDVLFIPGYYTEVAKIIALARSSGFNKPIIGGDGWEEQLLVNAIGPAALNNTFYCSHYSPGDDSPAIQNFISSYQIFTKGSEPIQASVMAYDATMLLADAIRRAAEPDQQKIRDALAATINFPAVSGLIRFDNHHNPEKNAVVIEIRNGKGQFKQRISP
- a CDS encoding L-cystine transporter, with amino-acid sequence MNNTVYLIAHLTVAIALLYFLYRLQKRQVSFGLRILSGLGLGIAFGAALQLIWGSGSPLIGQTTRWLDIVGVGYVRLLKLLVMPLVLVSISTAIIKIKNIQLLSKTGSLIIGLLLFTTAIAGAIGAGSALAFDLNASSLSSGEAQLGATKNLETTFDKFQTKPLQLQLIEIIPTNPFQALTGQNSTDTLSVVLLAALLGIIVLKLQEHNPKAGAFLAQSIEAAHAAVLQLVDFVLTLSPYGVLMLMTKFIAASNPTEIFKLVQFVAASYVALLAMFIVHLLLVYLSGLNPLSYLEKTAPALAFAFTSRTSAGTLPLTVEAMTKKLGISEGPANLAASLGTSIGQNGCAGIYPAMLAVMIAPSVGINPLEPLFLLKLIAVVALSSFGIAGVGGGATFAALLVLSTLGLPVGLVGLLIAIEPLIDMGRTALNVSGAITVGWLVERFERSKRQTSATQSNSSKLPTAS
- a CDS encoding PhzF family isomerase, translated to MKKYTVYQIDAFTTEKFKGNPAGVVTDAQGLSEMDMLQIARELNNSETVFLFPPDDDSHDVKLRYFTPTMEVPSCGHATIAAHYIRAIEKKLETSRVRQKIQIGILPVDIVKEDDYTIWMTQGAVEFSTILRGAVRKRLLNALTLSEADVDERCPIQIVSTGHSKVMVGITSRQTLNRLSPDQGMLRELSKEIGCNGYYVFCFASQPSPVLTHGRMFAPAIGIAEDPVTGNAHGPLGAYLVKHKLIAHDNTSFSFRGMQGEAIARSGTVDVEVAIEKGEPVQIKVGGKGTLVFKTEIEI
- a CDS encoding amino acid ABC transporter ATP-binding protein — encoded protein: MLEITNIHKRFGSSDVLKGVDLKIEKGDVVVVLGPSGSGKTTLLRCINFLEKADAGHGRFGSVDVSLKTASKKQIHEIRQKVAFVFQNYNLFNNKTALENVTLGLTVGRKMAQADADAIAKKALDKVGLSEKYEAYPSQLSGGQQQRVGIARAVALNPEIILFDEPTSALDPELIGEVLGVMKKIAREGTTMLVVTHEMSFAQDVANRVIFMADGVIVEEGTPQELFRAPSEERTKQFLRRVIPEFSYSI